The genomic window GCTTTCAAACCCAAGTACAACTTGAAAGATAAAAAGGCTCTGCTCAGGCTCCTGGACAAGCATGACCAGCGAGGGCTGGGAGGAATCCTTTTAGAAGATATTGAGGAAGGGCTACCCAATGCACAGAAAGCCATAAAGGTGAGTGAACCTGCTCTACTTAGGTTCTCAGAGAGGACACGGAGGCTAAGAGAGAATTTTGTCACgagttatttctgttctttagaTAACTCAAACCCTATTTCAGAAGGTCGAATATTGTAGCTTTTTCTGGACATCATTCTTTACTTTCAGATTTGGCCTGATGTCTCAGCACAGCTGTCAAAGTTCTTTCCCCCAAAAGACGCTTGATCTCCCACAGTGCAACTGAAAGCATTTAGTGGTGCTTTTATCCCTTGATCTCAGCCCCCTGTATCTCATCTTTGCTTTATTAGTGCACTTATTGACAATGTCCCCTTTGGATGCTTTTTGTTGCAGGTTactttgctgcttctctggttGATCTTTTTGTAGCACAAATCTGGGTCTGTTGTTCATGCTGGAATCCCTGTGCTTAGAAATGAAGTGATTTTGAGttcttcttttgtgtttgttttcgAGGCTTTAGGGGACCAGATCATCTTTGTTAATCGCCCCGATAAGAAGAAAATTCTCTTCTACAATGATAAGAGTTGTCAGTTTACTGTGGATGAAGGTAGGTGTTTATTTacatctgtttccatgacaGTTAATTTGCATTCATCGTAGGCAGCGGTATGTATGTATAAGCAGTCTTTTAATGTCATAATCAAATCTTAGGTCTATCCAGATTCAGTCAGTAAAAGGGTTTATATTAACACAAGGCTAACAAGACTAATGAGCAAGTGAGTTCAGAGGTAATAGCCTCTGTTTTATATTGGATACATGGCAGCAGGAATCCAGCAATTCAAGTGTAAGTATGACAGAAAAGACCAAAAGTCACCTGCCTGTGACTTAAATGTCATTTAACATTTTGCTGCATAAAGGGCagccagaaaacaaaggaattcCTTCTGGGTTTgagtttgctctttttttccagcttatAAATCATGTGTCTTTCATTGGTGAATGCAATGAGTTACCAGGAatggaacagaaggaaaaagcagacaGGGAGGGCATGGGAGCAGAAGTAGTGAGAAGGGGCAACTGACAACTGGGAGGGCAGTGTAGGTGTGGGGTACTGCTGCTTCCTAGAGCTCGGAGTGGAAATTAATTATGCAAATTGGGATGTGTTGCAATAATGACATCAGATAGCTGTAAGTATAGAAGGGAGAAGGCAATCCCTGGTAAAAGACCAgggattttaaattttaaacaattCAAGGACACTGAACACTTACTGTTTTTCACTTGGACACATGCCACACAAAGCCATCTTATCGTAGAAGGAAAAAGAGTTGTAGAGACTTTGGCTGCTCTACTTGCAGGACCGTAGGAATGGAACATACAGGGACATATAGGAACAAAATATAAAGCTCTTCGTCTTTGAATAGCTCAGAGAGACCCTATTTTAACTAGAGTTAAGCAACTTACTTGTTACGTACCACATTTATATGCTCAGTAATAATAGCTTTCTTCCACAAAGATAATTTAGTAGATGTCACCTACAGCAcctaaaagtataaaaatagtttcaaaatatttaattgagTCTCTTTAAACCGTAATTTCTGGTATTTCTTCGTATTGGGAGTCCAAACTATATGTGAAATGCAGAATCGTAAGCCTCAATCTGCCTTTAGTGGGGAATTTGTAACCTCCCAAATGCCTGCAATTTTACCATTAACGCTGTCGTCTTGTTCAGATTGGGTTTCTTCGGTCCAACAGCCCACAGCTTTTAGGGATCCTAGCTTTGCCAAAACCTTTAGAAATCAGCTCTATTGCAGTAGACAAAGCTTTTAAGTTTTTAGCAGCTACTGGTTGTATTACAGTCACAATTGCTgatcatttcttcttttgtacCATTTCCAGATAATTGGCACCCAGCCAGTCTAAAAGGGTTAGCAGAGCAGATCTCTATTCTATTGCTCTTAGTTTGTAATAACTCCAAGATTAACTGTGAAATTTAATAAAAGGACCCGTTCTATTAAGAAGGAGCAAAGGAAATCTGCCAAACTCTGTCAGGGAGCCAGTAAAAATCCAAGGCTGTTCCTATACAATGTATTATATTTTAGCACATCCTGCACTGATCGATCGGTGGTTAGGAACAAGTGGTGCAGCCCATTGctgagaaagaggaggaaaagttaaaaagaaaaaaaaaaaaaacgcacgcacaaaaaaatgaaactaaatgtTTAAGCTGGCTGGCTCAGTCTCCGAGCGAGGAAGGCATTAAAGTCTCTAGTGTCTAATGAAGGGACCACTAGTGTGCAATGTGCTCGTAGTTCAAGGTGGCCTTGCTTTCTTTCATCCGCAGGTGGCAGCATGTTCCCATCTGatcagaaagtgattttttttttttgttctgttcctgctgttttcttgcttttcttgtcATGCAGAAGATAATGCTTTTTTCTGAGAGGGgcaaaatcctttttcttttgtgaacgTTGTGATCTGCCTGCGTATGCCACAACTCTTGAAACATCCCTGAGTGAGTTCACGTACTTACTGCAGCTGGAATGGGTCTTTTTTCCAACCGTGTTATCCTGTGATGAGGAAGACCCATCCTTCCTGAGCAATTTCTCCCAGAGATTCTCTCCAGGGCACTACAAGCATGTCTCTTAAGGAGTCCTTGGCAGAATTGTCTGCGTACGGGATGAGTTATGACATGTTCCTGCGCTAGCAGTGCTATTTCAGCTCATTATCTCCAGCAACGTTAAAACTGAGATTTTAGAAGACTGCGATATAAGCCTTGAAGTGTTGTCAAGGCTCTTTGATCTAGCAACTGATGACAGTTCAAAATATGTTTCTAGTTTAATGTTTATCCTTAGAAATAAGGGCTCTGCAGTGCTCAGTGCACGATTGTGCTGTATGGCACACTCCAGTTTTGAACGCATGCTGGCTGGGATTACTGTCCTCTAAAAGTTCCTCTCCCCTCGCTGTCTGAGCTCCACCAGCCgtcagcagagaaaaaggagctgctggggtAGTTTGGAGGTTGCTGTCTAAAGTAGTGGGAGAAACTATTTCCTGGCAGTGCTTGTCTCTGTCCTGACTGCAGTCATTTTAATGGCTGAAcgagcttttctttctcccctttgtGAAATAAATCCCCGTGTActtcagcagcagtgcagcaccTATATCGTGATCTCCAGGCTACTGGAGAAGGTATGTGTAGTGAGGAACagcttttgttcttccttttctgtgatTAGCCAAAGAAGGTTCAGATTGCATGTGTTCCTCCATCGTGACTTCCTGACTAATTAATCTCCTGTCAGTAATGTGTAGCTGAACGGGTTTATAAAAGCCAGGCTGGATTTCAGGTGCTTCAGCCAAGTAAAGCACTGCCTTTTTGTGCTGGGGCTAAGCAAGCACTTTGCGTGTGAACCAAGCTTTCACCGTGGGGCTGAATACTGAAATGACAGTCCGATTGCTTCACTGCTAGAGACGATGTCTTTCACGTCTGAAGGCAATATAGGAAATACTGTAATGCCTGAAAATGTGGATACTTGGTAATTACATGTGTTGTTCTTCCTACGTGCCTTTGAAGAGATGTAAAGAGTGGCCAGAGCCTCTTCAATTTGACAGTACAGAAATTGCTGAGGATCAGCAAGGACTTATGGTTCTGGCTTTGAATTCCAAGACGGTCGATGGGCACCTCTTCTGCCTGGTACAGATCTAGTCCTGTACTCCCTGGGACTGCTGTGGAGCAGGACTCCatcttccctgctgctctttgtttcttcctttctgccctCTCCACAGAAATGTTGTCTGTTCTCATCCTGTGCTCAGGTTTGAGTTCAGCTCAGTGAAGACTTTCAAGCTGTTTCTGATCTCTGACAGATTTTATTACCGGTATAGTACAGAAGTTTATCTCCAGGAGCCATCTCAGCCTTTTTGCGAGAGCAGGTGAAGCAGTCAGAACTGCAGGATAAACTACGCTGAAGTCACGGTGCAGCCACTTACCCATGACCCTGTTTCCCATATGTAAGCATTTATAGAAAGAGTGTTTGGTGCAAACTGCTTTTATATATGAGGCCCCCATACAGTAAAGTTGCAGGAACATCCTTACCCCTCAGGTATTTCAGCGAGAGAAGCCATTTGTAGAACCTTTGTTATGCTgccctctgctttgctttgtgcttGTTACACTGGTCCGAGCTCTTTGTTTTAAGACTGCGTGCACACAGCTCCATGATAGAGATGTTAGCAAGCATCTGAATTGGCCTTTCAGTCAGCCTGCTGTGGTGCTTCAGGTCTCGGTCCCTCTCCTCCTTACTCAAAAGACCAGGAGTTAGTGACCTGGAGGAGCAAGGGAGCAGCCTGCGAGCTGTTCCTTTATAGATTTTAGCGGTCAAATTGCAAGGTACTGCATACAGGATTTGTTCATTCAGGGTGCGGTGACCACAGcttgctgcctgtgctgggaaAGTCTGCATTTCCATCAGGACTTAAGAGCTCTCTGCAGAAAACACATGTCTCCTTTAGGGATCACAGCACCTGCGTAGCTTTGGCCAGAAACTCTTTGGAAATTTCTCTCTAGGGGATTTTTTCTGGGCTCTGTCTTGTCATAACAGCCCAAGCGGCAGGAGGAATTGTCAGGCTGTCTGAATGCAGCCTGCTGTGGTCAGATGAAGCCTTACTGTCTCGACTGCTGGACAGCTTTGTCTTTCCATAGCTGTTACAGTCTTGTTCTGGCTCTAGCTGTAAAATAGTTTAGTGGATCCGAGTGACGAGTCTCCCGCTTCCATCATGCTCTGATGGTGTAAAGATCGCCTTGCAGTTCAGAGGACGTGGAGATGGAATTGGATGTGCTCTGGGATTGGAATGGCTGTGTGCAGCTGATCCTGCTCTCCGTGCCTGGCCGAAGCAGTCCCTCCCTGCTCTCACACTGCGCCTTGTCACAGACAGAAGAAAGTCATCGTGAAAAACAGATCTGGTGTTTTGAGGTCACCCTTCCGTCACCGTTACGTTGCCTGCTCTTCAGACACAtcagctgagcacagcagttctctttctgccttctctcctcctAGAGACAGGCCAGCCCCCTGTGTCCTCCTGCCTGGCCAGCCATAAGCTCAGAGATGTGCTCCAAAGGCGGTGGAGGGCAGTAATCAGGTCCTTGGGTGCCATTTCCTCGTCACTGACCCCCCTCATGAGCTGCTGATTTTACAAGCTAGGAGCCGCAGGAAAGGCCAGGTGTGtggtttttcagattctcctcAAAGAACGTGGAGAAACCTCATTCTCTCATGGGTTAAGGGTATGAATGTTTGGCCGGGAGGTGCAGAAATACCACAGCCACAATCATGGAGCACTGTTTGCCGAGAGCTGTAGCTACTGCCAGCTTTTCCCATAGATTCTCGCATTTCAGAGAGGATGTCAACAATAATTCAGATAGTGTATTCCCAAGGTCTAAACTTTCATTAACTGATAGGGGCACAGTCCTTAGAGACTTCTGAAGAAATCTGACAGGTAATGTGGAAATGGTTCAGCGCCAGCCAGCCAGCTGCTCGCTCTCTTCAGTTCCTGCCTTTGGCTCAGTATCTGGTGTTACACTGAGTTGGTTCTGTGATGAGATGAGGGACAGGTTTCCATTTCTCCTCAGATGGCACCCTAAATACACACCCCTAGTACGCGCAGCCGCCTGAACACTGCTCCACCTTCATCCTGTGCTTTTAGTTCCAAACCAACCCTCTGACACCGAGTATTGCCAGGGGACAGCGTGATTGTGATTTCCCACTTTCTCCCGCATTAAGGTACTTCAGTGCTGTACACGGAGCTTCTGCATTGAAGTTATTTTGCAATTACTAGAGTCAAAGCTATAGCACTGAAAGCAGCCTGATTTATGGAGGAGTCATTAAGTGGCGTTGCTGAATACTTTGTAGTGATTCTGGTGGGGCCAATTAGTAAATTAAACTGTCTGTACTTAAAGTCCATTTTAGCGTTGCGGTCTGGGTTCTTGGTGACTGTTCCATTCATATTTCTTGGACAAGTTTGAAAGGCAAATGTGAGGCTGTAATGATGGTATAACATCATTATGTTGCGttacaagaaatgcaaaatgctgGGGTTAGGTATTAACTGTGCTCTGCGCTTCTGTGCATTTTGATCCTTGAAGAGCTGGCCatttattttctactgtttaatttttcacttctgttctcCAGAAGAATGCAGGCTGGTTACCCTTAAGTAGCTatcctcagctttttttttttttttttttgcaccaaaGCATATTTGTCTGTGTATCGTGAGCTCTAATAAGAAGACAGATCGTTTGTGTTTGTAGCAGAACGTCTCAAGAAAAAGGCCGCTGTCACGTAAAAGCTGCTACCAGTTCTCTCTTCTGCTCCATCCGCTGTACACGTGCCTGTCATGTATGTCTTAGAGAACTGCCGTGCATCTCTTCAGGTCTCACAGGACTCGGCTGTGCAGAGCCAAAGGCCGTATAGTGCAACGCAACCTGAAAGTATCTCTAAGTGGGATCTCTTTCATATTCATCTGTTTATGGGCAGCACTTCATGCATGAATCACAGAAATGGGTGGTTCGGAGCACGGTTTCTTTCAGCGTGCGATACAGCATTTGCACAGCCAGCGTGGGATCCCTCTTTCCAACCACCACCAGGTCTCAGGGTCCTGCTCTGGCTTGTTTGGGTGCTCAAGACAAAGAGAGGGCatgaacagaaaggaaacagcttGAAAGAGCTCGTGCTGCTCAGTCCAGAGGACACGCTGGGACCCTTGCTCAAGCTGCTGCTAAGACTTTCATCTGAGAGCTCATCTCTGAGAAATGTCTCTTTTGTGTTCAGCTTTGATCATAACACAACCTTTTCCACCTGCTGCAACAGGATTAGGTGAGAGATGATCTGTGATAGCAGGCACCACAAGATATGCCAAAAGCCTGGAATCACACCCAAAACGGATGAGGAGACAGAGAATGTCTTGAATGTCTTGACTACAGCGTCGTCACTCCCTGCATTAAGTTATCTGAAGGTTGCTGTCTCAATGCTCCTGTTGTGCAGCCCGAACGGGAAGGCACTATCTCCATGAAACCAAAAGCAGTGTTTTGACAGGATTCAGCTCTCTTCGAAAGCGCTGGGTTACCAAAAATGAACGTTGTTGTTCTCCACTGGcaaaattcctttcttttgtttcctggGAAGCTTGAACAGCCCCTTGCTGTTGGtaatgggaagggaaagaacGAGCTGAGGCTAAAAGCATGTGCTTTCCTAGAAAAACAAGACGTGTTAGGAAGGGAACAGGTCCAAGCACAGGAAGGAATTCTGTCGCTTACGCCTTCTTCACGGTGCTGTTCTGTTGCTGTGTGGCTAGAGCCAGTCTATCTGTGGCAGATCGTCGCTGGAGTGTTTCATTGCCTGCTGCACAGGACAACTTCTTACGCATGCAGAAGTTGTGGTTGTTTTGACAACTGTATACTAAATTTGTCtggaaataaagggaaaaatttAGTCTTGCGTTGCTATGTGTGCCTCGTGTTTTATTTATAGTTTGTTAGCCAAACCTGCTGACAGGATATATCTAACTTACTGCCTGGGGAATGAGGGGAGGTAGGATTGTACCAGCCGCTGCCTGGAGAAGGCATTCCAGAGACTCTCTGAAACTTTACATGAGGCAGAGAGCGTTCAGGCAGATGGCAGCTGCTCTAATTAAGACTTACTgtctctgtcttttttcttgctgctgtggtTTTTAAGGTATCTCTCTTCTTTTAACACCAGAGGAATTCTAGTAATTTATTATCTGTACGGCATGATACGTATTAGATTACAGCGATAAAGGAGCTTAAAACTGCTGAAGTAAATGTCTTGAATCCTCAGTAAATTGGACTAGGAGATGTCAAGTCTCCCATGACAATGGCAGCGGAAGATGTGTCAATGAAGTTGCCGTTTATGGTTAGTTATTACCCTTCACCAAGACCGTTTGAACCGGGGCTTATAAAACATGCTGACAGTCTGCACGGCTACAGAGGTGCTGGGCAAAAAGGTAGAGGCTGCAGCAAATTACCATGAAAAGCACACACTGCCAATGGGTGCTCTGGATGCAGGCACGCTGGAGTGCAGTTAGCACAGATGAGAATCAGCTCATCTTCTTCCCTTAAGTGTCGGGGGCTTCTCTTTTTGTGCGTGTGTTGGCTTTTTTTGGAAGCGCATCCGGCGTTTGGAGAGGGTAAAGGGCTGTGCTAATTGGGTGCCTGCTGGCAGCATCGCTGCATCACAGGCTGATAGATCAGAGTCCTTCAATGTTTGAGCTCAAGTGTATTTCCCCTGCTTCGTGCGGGGCTTTGCCCAAGGTTTATTCACTGGGATATGAAATGAGGCTGTGTTTGGTCTTGCAGAGTTTCAGAAGCTGTGGAGGAGCATTCCCGTGGATTCTATGGATGAGGAGAAAATCGAAGAGTACCTGAAACGACAGGGTATTTCTTCCATGCAAGAAGCTGGACCAAAGAAAATAGTAAGAGATGCGAATTATAGATCTTCCTGAGAGACCCCCCCTTCCTGACCCTGCAGTGTTAATTCCAAAACACGTTGCTGAGCCTATGCACAGCTGCTTTGTGTAGCTCAGGGAATTGCGACCCGTTTTAAGAAGCTGCAAAACAACAATGCTGTAGCCAGCAGCCAGTGTTTTTATAACTTGTTTCAGCCAGCGTAATCCAAGCAGCATCAAGAAGAGGGCAAATGCCAAAAATCCCTCTGAGCTCCAAAGTGGAAGCTTCTGCTTAAAGCCGTACGATGCATTAGGAGCAAAAGAATAGCTACTCTTTGGGGAGAAGgttttctcttgccttttctttttcttttctgctaagTAGCCTTGAAACCCCAACAGAAATAATCTAACCTGCCTCCCACCTCACATAGCGCTGTTCCACAAAATGGGTGCGATATGCCCATGTTTTACTGGGAGGCCAAAATGGCAACAAGGTCTCCAGAGATGCTTTCTTCCTAGCTTCtaacaagtttattttattttttttttacatttatttgtgtgtggCACGCCGtatcttttctcttctgcactTGGCTTTGAGCTGTCCTTTTGCAAGAGCCGTTCCACACAGGATTTGTTCTTGGTTTCTGCCAGTCACTGCAGTAGATGTTTTAATGCCTGCTGTCACGTAGGCATTTCTCCTGGATCTCTTGTATGCTAAATGGGTCTTTGAGCACGTAGTTGTGGATATGGGCTCTATATCCTTCTGTAGCTGCCTGAGAGTGTTTGGAAATCTCACTTAGAAACAAATGCCAGCTCTCCTACAGCGCATGAGATACCGGGAGGCTCTGCTACGTACCCTTTGCCAATTCCCTGCCTGGATTTGGACCGATTGCTGTTGTTTCTTCCTGCATAAAAAAccaccttcccctcctgcccacccctTCTTCACGCACAGCTCTCCTTCGCAGCAAGGCAGAGCCTGTGGACAGCACAGCAGGTCAGGTGTCGCAGCTGGAGGGCAGATCTCTTGACtactgtttgtttcttcttgcagGCTCCTATtcagaggagaaagaaaccCGCTTCTCAGAAGAAACGCCGATTTAAGACTCACAATGACCATTTGGCTGGAGTATTAAAAGATTACTCTGATGTCGTTCCTGGCAAACAGTGACC from Anas acuta chromosome 4, bAnaAcu1.1, whole genome shotgun sequence includes these protein-coding regions:
- the GTF2E2 gene encoding transcription initiation factor IIE subunit beta isoform X1 produces the protein MDPSLLRERELFKKRALSTPAVEKRPAPSSDSAASKKKKAKVEQSGSSGSKQSADHSNGSFNLKALSGGSGYKFGVLAKIVNYMKTRHQRGDTHPLTLEEILDETQHLDIGLKQKQWLMSEALVNNPKIEVVDGKYAFKPKYNLKDKKALLRLLDKHDQRGLGGILLEDIEEGLPNAQKAIKALGDQIIFVNRPDKKKILFYNDKSCQFTVDEEFQKLWRSIPVDSMDEEKIEEYLKRQGISSMQEAGPKKIAPIQRRKKPASQKKRRFKTHNDHLAGVLKDYSDVVPGKQ